In Micromonospora sp. WMMA1363, a genomic segment contains:
- a CDS encoding DUF397 domain-containing protein has translation MQQPPNGVPTNQLPPLRWQKSQRSNPSGNCVELAELPGGAGVAVRNSRHPDGPALIYTVDEIAAFVLGVRDGDFDHLIR, from the coding sequence ATGCAGCAGCCACCGAACGGCGTACCCACCAACCAGTTGCCGCCGCTGCGGTGGCAGAAGAGCCAGCGCAGCAACCCCAGCGGGAACTGTGTCGAGCTGGCCGAGCTGCCCGGCGGGGCGGGTGTCGCGGTTCGCAACTCCCGCCACCCCGACGGCCCCGCCCTCATCTACACGGTGGACGAAATCGCGGCTTTCGTGCTCGGCGTCCGCGACGGCGACTTCGACCACCTGATCCGCTGA